From a region of the Natator depressus isolate rNatDep1 chromosome 15, rNatDep2.hap1, whole genome shotgun sequence genome:
- the C15H5orf52 gene encoding uncharacterized protein C5orf52 homolog, translating to MEEQKVSRPRVTFFQPRVSQVLVLFSLFNGSEVAVKRFLPKSHLSTVIIRDNTSVQRIQEIKVNHLEETRKKSSHFYEHLKKKFMSDQQKKISRWKKESDKFGKILELINQRTKNFAIASASLTMRRSQEGSQKAIPKKEATVMFEK from the exons ATGGAGGAGCAGAAGGTCTCGCGGCCCCGGGTCACCTTCTTCCAGCCCCGCGTCAGCCAAGTGCTGGTGCTGTTCAG tCTCTTCAATGGCAGTGAAGTGGCTGTGAAAAGGTTTTTGCCAAAGAGTCACTTATCCACAGTCATCATCCGTGACAACACCAGTGTCCAGCGAATTCAGGAGATAAAG GTAAATCACTTGGAGGAGACAAGAAAAAAGAGCAGTCACTTTTATGAGCATTTAAAGAAGAAGTTCATGAGTGACCAGCAGAAGAAGATATCACGGTGGAAGAAGGAGTCTGATAAATTTGGGAAAATACTGGAGCTGATCAATCAGAGAACCAAGAACTTCGCGATCGCTTCTGCTAGTCTGACTATGAGGAGGTCCCAAGAAGGCAGCCAGAAAGCAATCCCCAAGAAAGAAGCAACCGTGATGTTTGAAAAATGA